The genomic stretch CACGAAGATTTACTGCGGCCGCCGCTCCGTAGGATATGTCTGGCTGCACGACGCCGTGGATTATTTACGAACGAAAGTGTTGTTTAGGATTTGAGCAGGGGTCGGGGGTCAGGGGTCGGGGGTCAGTTGAGGATGCGCTACGAAGTCCATTGATGTAAACCCTATTTACTGATTGCTTACTACTGATTTGCATTTCAGTAGTCATTAGACATTAGTCATTAAGTCATTGACCCATGCGTATTCCATCTCTATCCGTCGCGCTGCTCCTGTGTACTTCCGCCGGCATCGCCGCGGAATTAAACGCCGCTTTACCCGCCGCACCGCAGCCTCCTACGACACTTCGTCTCGAGCATTGTCTCGTCTCGCTGATCGACGACGTCGAAGTTCCGGCGGAGCGGGCCGGGGTGTTGCGCTCGATCGCGGTGAAGGAAGGGGACTACGTCGCGCTCGACGCCGTGCTCGGCCGGATCGACGAGCAGTTGGCGAAGCTGGAATGGGCGGCGGCGAACGCCGAAGCGCAGACCGCTCGCGCCAAGGCCGACAACCAACTGGAAACGGAATACGCCACGGCCGAGTACCAAGTCCGAGAAGCGGAGTACCGGATCAGCCTCACGGCCAATCAAAAAGAAGCCAACGCCGTCTCGCTGGTCGAACTCGAAAAGCTCCGGCTCGCCGCCGAGCAGGCGCGGATCAAGATCTCGGTCAGTAAGTACGAACGGGGGCTCCGGGCGACCGAAGCCGGCGGTTTCGCT from Planctomycetia bacterium encodes the following:
- a CDS encoding HlyD family efflux transporter periplasmic adaptor subunit; the encoded protein is MRIPSLSVALLLCTSAGIAAELNAALPAAPQPPTTLRLEHCLVSLIDDVEVPAERAGVLRSIAVKEGDYVALDAVLGRIDEQLAKLEWAAANAEAQTARAKADNQLETEYATAEYQVREAEYRISLTANQKEANAVSLVELEKLRLAAEQARIKISVSKYERGLRATEAGGFAAKAEQAEVDIARRRIRAPVAGEIVELFYRPGEWVEPGKPVLRIVRLDRLRIEGFVPFAERNPSELLNATVQVHVAFAAGRRETFVGKVTFVSPLVQPGGEYRIWAEVDNRRDRDQWLLKPGVEAEMEVGGRGQGSGVGGQLGERGQGSEVRGQPEKSSR